CGCGAGCGGTATTCCTCCAATGAGACTGGCGCATCTGATAACAGGCGCATTGCGCGGCTTTAAATCGGTTGCTGCCAGCTCGGATGAGCTTCGTCATCTGATTCAGGACCTGCTCCATTTCGTCTTTGCAAGCCATTAACGATTCTCGCTGCCGAATGCGCGAGTTGATGAGCGCGGGAAGATACGGAGACGCCTTTCGCTTCTTTTAGCGCCGGCCACAGCCTCAAAGCAGCTGAAAATGTCCTCAACGGTTCGTTGAAAGCTGGGACTCAATTCCCCTGGAATTGCGAATGAGCGGAGTGGCCATAATACTTGTGGAATGGAAATGAAAATGCAAAGGCCGTCCGGAAGCGAGGAACCGTGCACGGCCGCATCGCGAAATAACGTTATTTCCCCTTCGCCTTGCGGCCGGGGAAATAACGTTCTTTTCGCACGTACCGAAACAAGGTGAAGGTGACTTACAGCTTCTCGATTCGACCGGCGAAAAGCAGCGTCCCGCTTTGTAAATCTTCGATGGCAAACAGGAACGGCCGGTCGATCGTCATCTCGAAGCTTTTCTTCGGCCCGGCGCTTCCGGAACTTACTCCCACCATTGTCGCAGCCGCGGCCTTGGTCCCGCGCTCGGATACGTCGAGCAGCGTTTTATGGACCACTTGGCTGATAAAAAGCTTCCCGTTCCGGCCGCTCGTGTCGGCCATTTCGCTGAAATCCGCTTGGTCCGGATCGAATGGCAAGCTCATTCCCATGGCGCTAAGCGTCTTCTTCAGCTCGTGTTGATCTTCGATCCGAAATTTCGGCATCGCAAGCCGGCCTTGGAACGATGTATACCGCTTCGTCCACAGCCCCGGATCGCGCAGCCATTTCGCCGTCAGTGCCGCCTGATCCGCCCCTTGCCGCGGCAGCACGACGAGCATGCCCATTTGTCCGTCCCCGTAAGGCAGACGCACCGCCTGGTACGCATCGTTTTCTTCATATTCGAACATGCCTTCCCGGTGCATGAAGGAAATCCGGCTTTTGCTGCCATCCCCGTTCGTAAAGTCTCCGTCCCGTGTCTCCTCAGGCTCGAAGGGCGTCTGCCATGCACCGTCAAAATAAAGCGCATTCAGCAGAAGAGCCCTCGTGTTCCCTGATACCGGCTGATCCAAAATCGTCGGAATAAGGCCGTTTGTCTGCTTATCCACCCACTTGTTCATTTCCTTGCGTACACCCGGCTCGGTTAAATCCCGCTGGTTCAGCTCTGCGCCATAGGCGGATTTGACCCGGTCCAGATAAGTCTTCCGAAACGGCCATTCTTCCTGCAGCCAGAGGGAATTGGCCATCGACAACGTAATGCCCGGTCCGGTCCTGACGAGCACCTCTCTCAACACCTGCTGTCCGGCATTCAGCTCCTGCAGCGTCATTCCTTCCGCATGCAGCGCCTTCTTCATCTCTTCCCGGGTCGGACCTGAGGCGCCGTTCAACGTCATGGACAAAGCCTGTACGATGCTGACCGGCGACAGAATCAGGTTTTCGCCGGGATATTCTTGCATGATCCTACCCGCAAGCTCAAGACCGAACGCGTTTGTCGCCTGAACCGTGCGCGGATCGATCCGCTTCGCGAGCCGCTCGCGCTCCGGCGCGGAAATGGACGATTTGGACAATGGGGCAGCGGTCCCGCAGGACGTTAACAGCGCAGCAGCGGCAACGGCCGCCAAAACGAATTTGAACACCCGGCATCCCCCTGTATCGTAAGAAACTCTACTCTTTTCGACGCTGCGGGAATCCGGGATGTTGCATTGCTGTATGATTAAAATTATTGTTGACGATTCATATTTGTATTAATATAATAGTTGTATATATACACTTAAGGTGGTGCTTCGCTATGCTGCGGTCGATCATTTCTTTTTCCTCCATCTGTTCCATCATCGGAGGATCAACAATGGGTCTGTATCAGATCCTGCATCCTCATCGGGACGCCCATTCCGTCCTCGACCATCCGTACGCTCTGATCCACGATCTGGGAATGCTCGCTTTAAGCTTGTTAGGTTTGGGGATCATCGGGGTGTATTTGTTTTTATACGCTGAAGCCCGAAGCAGCCGCCTGATCGTTTTTTTGTTTTTCCTCACCCTTATTGGCTCTATATTTGAAGTCGGTGCGCTTTTTTGGGATGGATATTTCAATCCTTTTGCCGCAAAGTTCATGCCCGAGCTGCAAACATCCGGACATAACCACAATTTTATCCATCAATATTATTCCATTTTCGGCTTGTCTATTTTCTTTCTACCGGTCACGTGGATCTTATTTATCGCAGGACAAATCGCAACTGGGATCCTGTTGATAAGAAGCCGCAAGTTCGGCTTATTATCCGGTGTGCTGATTATCGCCGGCGCACCGTTGTTCGGGCTGCAGCTATTCGCGCCCCTTTGGATGGAAACAACGGGCGCCATCATTTTGGGACTGGGACATTTGACGATGGGCTTCACCCTGTATACAAAAATTGCGCACCCAAAGAACAGGCTCAATACCGTTATTCATTTTTGAAAAAGGTTCATTTTGAACGGGGCGTAAACGAATATCCATCCAGGAGGAAAAGATGATCAAATACATTCAACCGGTACCTGTCTCTTCAACCGAAGGAATCGTATCCGACATGTATAAACAAATACGGAGAGACTTTGGATTTGTGGCCGATATTTTTATCATGCATTCCTTTTCGCCGGCTCTGCTCGCAGGATTATGGGCAGCGTTAAGGGAAACGGAACTTGTCGGCAGCGTGCCGAGAGTGATGAAGGAGGCGGTTGCCGCCTCGGTTGCAAAGGCCAATCAATGTTCGTTTTGTGTGGATGTGCACACCACTATGATAGCGGCAGCCGGGGATAAAGAAGCGGCAAAAAAGATATTCGAAGGTCAAGTTGACGGAATATCGGACGAAAAATTAAATCCATTGTAAAATGGGCGCTTGCTACTCGTTCTCCCCGCTCGCCTATCCTGTCGAATACGCCTTTTACCGAACAAGAAGCGCCAGAAATGATCGGAACCGCTGTGATCAATCATTATATCACCCGAATGATCGACGTTTTGCAGACGAATAAATCTATCATTCAAATCAATAATTCTTTATTAAACCGCATTTTAAAAAGGATGCTTGCTCTAATTTTTTCGCCCTCCATAAAAAAAAGAAGAAATTCTGGAGATTCGCTCATTTTCCTGACGAGAGACAACCTGCCTGATGACCTTTATTGGGCGAAGTCCCATCCCGTCATCTGTCGTGCTTTCGCAAGTTTTGCCGTTGCGGCAAACGCGGCAGGGGAAAGTACCTTGACACTAGAAGCACGTACGACGGTTCAGCATTACATCGAAGACTGGGACGGTAAAGAGCCCGGGATCAGCAGGAATTGGGCGGAACAGGCTGTAAAACCATTAACCGGGCCATCGAAAATTGCAGCTAAACTTGCATTGTTGACCGCAGTCTCACCCTATCAGATCGACGACGATCTCATTCGCGATTTTCGAACGGTTTACAAAGAGGATTTACAGCTCCTGAATGTATTATCTTGGTCAAGTTT
This genomic window from Paenibacillus humicola contains:
- a CDS encoding carboxymuconolactone decarboxylase family protein, with the translated sequence MIKYIQPVPVSSTEGIVSDMYKQIRRDFGFVADIFIMHSFSPALLAGLWAALRETELVGSVPRVMKEAVAASVAKANQCSFCVDVHTTMIAAAGDKEAAKKIFEGQVDGISDEKLNPL
- a CDS encoding serpin family protein, whose product is MFKFVLAAVAAAALLTSCGTAAPLSKSSISAPERERLAKRIDPRTVQATNAFGLELAGRIMQEYPGENLILSPVSIVQALSMTLNGASGPTREEMKKALHAEGMTLQELNAGQQVLREVLVRTGPGITLSMANSLWLQEEWPFRKTYLDRVKSAYGAELNQRDLTEPGVRKEMNKWVDKQTNGLIPTILDQPVSGNTRALLLNALYFDGAWQTPFEPEETRDGDFTNGDGSKSRISFMHREGMFEYEENDAYQAVRLPYGDGQMGMLVVLPRQGADQAALTAKWLRDPGLWTKRYTSFQGRLAMPKFRIEDQHELKKTLSAMGMSLPFDPDQADFSEMADTSGRNGKLFISQVVHKTLLDVSERGTKAAAATMVGVSSGSAGPKKSFEMTIDRPFLFAIEDLQSGTLLFAGRIEKL